The Herbaspirillum sp. DW155 genomic interval GGCGGCGCTCACACACATGTGGCGTTGCTGATCTGTGCGGTCAAACCTGAGAACCCGTACCGCTTTTCTGCCGCCGGCTTCGGCGTGATAAACGGTTTGAGCAAAATTCAGTTCACTGGCCATGCCCCATTGCTGCCCGACGTGTTCAAGCAGAGGAACAGGACCGGCGTCCGTGGCAATCTCCGGCTTGATCAGCCAAAACTCTCCGTTGTCGCCGCGTACCGTCGCTTTCGGGCGCGCACCGCCGACGCTGGCGGTCTGGACCAGCCGTTTGCGAATGCTTGCGCGGATAGCAGGACGGTACTCCGCGAGCGCGGCCAGTTCTTCAATCACCGCATTGAGTTGAGGCAGGCCAGGGGTGTTGATTTGCGCACCAGGCGGCTTGGCACTTGTGCCCACGGCAAGCGCACCCCAGCGGTCCAGGTTGCTGGCCTTGAGCAGGTATTGCAGCGGCGGAGCCTCTTCCGAAAGATTGTGTTCCCGGCGCAGCAGTGCTTGACCCCACGCATCCGGGCAGGCATCGCGTAATACGTCGTGCAGACCTTGATACCGTTGTGCCCGGAAATCCCTGTCAGGTAAAAACCGCAAGTTCTGCGGGTCAATGGCCCAGGTATGCCCGGCCTCGATGTAAGAGGGGGCATATCTGAAAAATCCCTCACCGGGATCACCTGTCTTGTACCTGCCAACCGTGAGCCACTC includes:
- a CDS encoding HipA domain-containing protein, yielding MTISKPVYVYLQRPDNGEWLTVGRYKTGDPGEGFFRYAPSYIEAGHTWAIDPQNLRFLPDRDFRAQRYQGLHDVLRDACPDAWGQALLRREHNLSEEAPPLQYLLKASNLDRWGALAVGTSAKPPGAQINTPGLPQLNAVIEELAALAEYRPAIRASIRKRLVQTASVGGARPKATVRGDNGEFWLIKPEIATDAGPVPLLEHVGQQWGMASELNFAQTVYHAEAGGRKAVRVLRFDRTDQQRHMCVSAASLLQAEYPGRHETDRWSYPRLAEELRLAGAPNEDRIELFGRMVFNAVCGNDDDHVRNHAIVYQADQHRWRLAPAFDVVPNPVETPARLHMQLSQGRFDISRQAVLADAHRFGFGDKEEAAAWLDKLLARITASFDEVADYLDQEWQTMLRERLSHNVAILSGKEAHHES